Proteins from a single region of Thiomicrorhabdus sp. Kp2:
- a CDS encoding DUF3365 domain-containing protein, translating to MKFKLLTVALLGTSLSAMAMSSSDKVASKVELSPEATEANLNEARSLMKAFGGELKPELQKAMKEGGPVHAVGFCHSKAPQIALDLAEKSGWTVTRVSLKPRGAMANPDAWETQVLNNFEKLKAEGQPVQKMEFSEVVHVGDEAKFRYMKPLPTGEVCLKCHGENVAEPIKAAIAKFYPDDKAMGYKQGDIRGAFSFSKAAQ from the coding sequence ATGAAATTTAAACTGCTTACCGTAGCGTTATTAGGAACTTCTTTATCAGCCATGGCGATGTCATCATCTGATAAAGTCGCCTCTAAAGTTGAGCTATCACCAGAAGCAACAGAAGCAAACTTAAACGAAGCGCGTTCATTAATGAAAGCCTTTGGTGGCGAACTTAAACCAGAGTTGCAAAAAGCAATGAAAGAAGGCGGGCCAGTTCATGCCGTAGGTTTTTGTCACTCTAAAGCGCCACAAATTGCTTTAGATTTAGCTGAAAAATCAGGTTGGACAGTGACTCGTGTAAGTTTAAAACCTCGTGGTGCTATGGCCAATCCAGATGCTTGGGAAACTCAAGTATTAAACAATTTTGAAAAACTAAAAGCCGAAGGTCAACCTGTTCAAAAAATGGAATTTTCTGAAGTCGTGCATGTTGGCGATGAGGCAAAATTCCGTTATATGAAACCTTTACCAACAGGTGAAGTGTGCTTGAAGTGTCATGGAGAAAATGTGGCAGAGCCAATTAAAGCGGCGATTGCTAAATTTTACCCAGATGATAAAGCAATGGGATATAAGCAAGGCGATATTCGTGGCGCATTCAGTTTTTCTAAGGCTGCTCAATAA
- a CDS encoding NfeD family protein yields the protein MENILEVIPAWIMLTIGVALLGFELLIGTFVILFFGIAFVAIGALGFFVEWPSGELQVLVTMVLSGVLIFALRPLLVKGLQKEDLPLETMQTGETGTIVNHGGEPRLMYKGTTWAYKVVDKNDVSVGEEVLVEALHNNVASVKKVIK from the coding sequence ATGGAAAATATATTAGAAGTCATACCTGCATGGATCATGTTGACGATTGGTGTGGCATTGTTAGGCTTTGAATTACTCATAGGCACATTTGTTATTCTGTTTTTTGGCATCGCCTTTGTGGCCATTGGGGCTTTAGGTTTTTTTGTAGAGTGGCCATCTGGTGAGTTGCAAGTATTGGTAACAATGGTGTTAAGCGGTGTGTTGATTTTTGCTTTAAGGCCGCTATTAGTAAAAGGTTTGCAAAAAGAGGATTTACCACTGGAAACCATGCAAACAGGCGAGACTGGCACCATTGTTAACCATGGCGGTGAGCCAAGATTAATGTATAAAGGCACAACTTGGGCATACAAAGTTGTGGATAAAAATGATGTTTCAGTAGGTGAAGAGGTATTGGTTGAAGCATTACATAACAATGTGGCATCAGTTAAAAAAGTGATTAAATAA